One segment of Pirellulales bacterium DNA contains the following:
- a CDS encoding PilT/PilU family type 4a pilus ATPase — protein MIDVEAGDPGDEQVPPKRSDLEIDKLFRALVKLEGSDLHLKVDRPPYVRVRGSLRPMNRGPIDTEEMQRMCFALMDDRKRKIFDETGGVDFAHTTEVDGNLWRFRVNFLQQQGKIGMVARRVNRSIPDFAKLNLPPIIEDLCKFDQGMVLLAGVTGSGKSTTIASMLNWINANYRKHILTLEDPIEFTFTEDKCLINQREIGIDVVNFEIGMKHAVREDPDVMLVGEMRDKETFLTAIQAAETGHLVFGTIHAASAPSTIGRILDLFPQDMHPALRSAIAFNMKAIVAQKLLPSIAPGVGRVPTVEIMTFNATARKLILEEREEKLSDLIRMSAREGMQDFTMSLKSLVDKDLIDRAVALEVAPNVEALKMALKGIDVSQPGIL, from the coding sequence ATGATCGATGTCGAGGCCGGCGACCCCGGCGACGAGCAAGTTCCGCCGAAGCGTTCGGATCTGGAAATCGACAAACTGTTTCGCGCGCTGGTGAAATTGGAAGGGAGCGATTTGCACCTCAAGGTCGATCGGCCCCCTTACGTTCGCGTGCGCGGATCGCTGCGGCCAATGAACCGCGGCCCGATCGACACCGAAGAAATGCAGCGGATGTGTTTCGCGCTCATGGACGATCGGAAGCGCAAGATCTTCGACGAAACCGGCGGCGTCGATTTCGCGCACACCACTGAAGTCGACGGCAACCTGTGGCGCTTTCGCGTCAATTTCTTGCAGCAGCAGGGCAAAATCGGCATGGTCGCCCGCCGCGTCAACCGCAGCATCCCCGACTTCGCCAAGCTCAATCTTCCGCCGATCATCGAAGATCTTTGCAAATTCGATCAAGGCATGGTTCTGCTGGCCGGCGTCACCGGCTCGGGCAAATCGACCACGATCGCTTCGATGCTCAATTGGATCAACGCCAACTATCGCAAGCACATCCTGACGCTCGAAGACCCGATCGAATTCACGTTCACCGAAGACAAATGCCTGATCAACCAGCGCGAGATCGGCATCGACGTGGTCAATTTCGAAATCGGCATGAAGCACGCGGTGCGCGAAGATCCCGACGTGATGCTCGTCGGTGAAATGCGCGATAAGGAAACGTTTCTCACGGCGATTCAAGCCGCGGAGACGGGCCACCTGGTGTTCGGCACGATCCACGCCGCCAGCGCGCCGTCGACGATCGGCCGTATTCTCGACCTGTTTCCGCAAGACATGCATCCGGCCCTGCGCAGCGCCATCGCCTTCAATATGAAGGCCATCGTCGCGCAAAAACTGCTGCCGTCGATCGCGCCGGGCGTGGGCCGGGTGCCGACGGTCGAGATCATGACCTTCAACGCCACGGCGCGCAAGCTGATTCTCGAAGAACGCGAAGAAAAACTGTCCGACTTGATCCGCATGTCGGCACGCGAAGGAATGCAAGATTTCACGATGAGCTTGAAAAGCCTCGTAGACAAGGATTTGATCGACCGGGCTGTGGCGTTGGAAGTGGCGCCGAATGTAGAGGCGCTCAAGATGGCACTCAAAGGCATCGACGTGTCGCAACCCGGAATTCTTTGA
- a CDS encoding DUF1571 domain-containing protein: MNGFDPRYLKRRRNERPRRGATGFAPFIIVAAILAGVAIAVVVAVRAAAPGQEPANGANSAAPENPLRSPGSQNPPAGRPPSEGWGKNSPPGTAAGQPQPSATRRSPAVSSTSPAAPNTAAATATPGRHPLDAAIGMAEKVLAHLQKDVKDYTCVIVKQERLDGNLGEPQFMAAKIRQQPFSVFLDFLKPDDIRGREVLYVAGANDGDLLVRNGSGWTRSLGMLKLPPTGPIAMHDNRYPITDLGLMPLTQRLLEIARRDRGFGEIEVHFFKNAKVNTRVCTLIEVVHPIERRTFLFHKAQIYIDDELNVPIRYAAYMWPKKSGDEPPLDEAYTYLNLKLNVGLTDADFDPHNPKYHFFDK; the protein is encoded by the coding sequence ATGAATGGATTCGACCCGCGCTACCTCAAACGTCGCCGCAACGAACGACCGAGGCGCGGCGCGACCGGTTTTGCTCCGTTCATAATCGTCGCGGCGATCTTGGCCGGAGTCGCCATCGCCGTGGTCGTTGCGGTTCGGGCGGCTGCGCCTGGCCAAGAGCCCGCCAACGGGGCGAACAGCGCGGCCCCCGAGAATCCACTGCGATCGCCCGGTTCTCAAAACCCACCCGCCGGACGGCCACCATCCGAAGGCTGGGGGAAAAATTCTCCGCCGGGCACGGCAGCAGGCCAACCTCAACCATCCGCCACGAGGCGATCGCCGGCGGTATCGAGCACCTCGCCCGCGGCGCCGAACACCGCGGCCGCTACCGCCACTCCCGGAAGGCATCCGCTCGACGCGGCAATCGGGATGGCGGAAAAAGTGCTGGCCCATCTGCAAAAAGATGTCAAAGACTATACGTGCGTGATCGTCAAGCAAGAACGCCTGGACGGCAATCTCGGCGAGCCGCAATTCATGGCCGCCAAGATTCGCCAGCAACCGTTCAGCGTATTCCTCGATTTTCTGAAGCCCGACGACATCCGCGGTCGTGAGGTGCTCTACGTGGCGGGGGCCAACGATGGCGACCTTTTGGTGCGCAACGGCAGCGGATGGACTCGCAGCCTCGGCATGCTCAAGCTGCCGCCGACCGGTCCAATCGCCATGCACGACAATCGCTATCCGATTACCGACCTGGGCCTGATGCCCCTCACCCAGCGGCTGCTGGAAATCGCCCGGCGCGACCGAGGCTTCGGCGAAATCGAAGTCCACTTTTTCAAGAATGCCAAGGTCAACACCCGCGTGTGTACGTTGATCGAAGTCGTGCATCCAATCGAGCGCCGCACTTTCTTGTTCCACAAGGCGCAGATCTATATCGATGACGAATTGAATGTGCCGATTCGCTACGCAGCCTACATGTGGCCCAAGAAGTCTGGCGACGAGCCGCCGCTCGACGAAGCCTACACGTATCTCAACCTGAAACTGAACGTCGGCCTGACCGATGCCGATTTCGATCCGCACAATCCGAAGTATCACTTTTTCGACAAATGA
- the rsfS gene encoding ribosome silencing factor, with protein sequence MASSIIHRTAAQAERPDGSLQLALTVAGIAEENRGRDIVILDMRQQTAIFDYFVLATGTSRRQLHSISEEIDRVLQDTLGDHRLGIEGYVDGRWILLDYGDVVVHLFDEQSREYYDLEQLWCSAKRVPWVAPTTG encoded by the coding sequence TTGGCTAGCTCCATCATTCATCGGACGGCCGCCCAGGCGGAACGTCCCGACGGCAGCCTGCAACTGGCCTTGACCGTCGCCGGAATCGCCGAGGAAAACCGAGGTCGCGACATCGTCATCCTCGACATGCGGCAGCAAACCGCCATCTTCGACTATTTCGTGCTGGCCACCGGTACCAGCCGCCGGCAGCTTCACTCCATCAGTGAAGAGATCGACCGGGTTCTCCAGGACACGCTCGGCGATCATCGCCTCGGCATCGAGGGCTATGTCGATGGCCGCTGGATCCTGCTCGACTACGGCGACGTGGTCGTGCATCTGTTCGACGAACAATCGCGCGAATACTACGATCTCGAGCAATTGTGGTGCAGCGCGAAGCGCGTGCCATGGGTCGCGCCGACCACCGGATAG
- the fmt gene encoding methionyl-tRNA formyltransferase, giving the protein MNAVEDRSLRILVMGTGPFAVPMFEGLLAAERTVLGLVTRPDRPVHGRAGAVQNPMRAAAQKHGVPVFAPDDVNSADSHQRLACYAADLFVVCDFGQILSRDVLGLARLGGINLHGSLLPKYRGAAPIQWAIYHGETQTGVSVIHMTPQLDAGPVLVQRWLVIGPSETAAELEPRLAALGTEAIEEAIAILTGGRPNAGIVQDPALASKAPRLKTSDGLIDWHRPAAAIFNQFRAMQPWPKVYSFWHPTDGSSMRIVLHEIAVRPGHAVAGAAPGAVIATTPELIVACGDGSIAIERLQAAGRKSMPAVEFLRGHAIRPGDRFGEET; this is encoded by the coding sequence ATGAATGCTGTCGAAGATCGCTCATTACGGATATTGGTCATGGGCACAGGGCCGTTCGCCGTGCCCATGTTCGAAGGGCTGTTGGCGGCCGAGCGAACCGTTCTCGGATTAGTGACACGGCCTGATCGGCCGGTGCATGGTCGCGCGGGGGCGGTGCAGAATCCGATGCGGGCCGCGGCCCAAAAGCATGGCGTGCCGGTGTTCGCGCCGGATGACGTGAACTCGGCCGATTCGCACCAGCGGCTGGCTTGCTACGCCGCGGACCTGTTCGTTGTCTGCGATTTCGGCCAAATTCTCTCGCGCGATGTGTTGGGCTTGGCGCGGCTCGGCGGCATCAATTTGCACGGCTCGCTGTTGCCGAAATATCGCGGCGCCGCCCCGATCCAATGGGCCATTTATCACGGCGAAACGCAGACCGGCGTTAGCGTGATTCACATGACGCCGCAGCTCGACGCGGGACCGGTGCTCGTGCAGCGCTGGCTTGTGATCGGTCCGAGCGAAACGGCAGCCGAACTAGAGCCACGGCTCGCCGCCTTGGGGACCGAGGCCATCGAGGAGGCGATTGCGATACTCACGGGCGGCCGGCCGAACGCGGGAATCGTGCAAGATCCGGCCCTGGCCTCGAAGGCCCCGCGGTTGAAAACGAGCGATGGCTTGATCGACTGGCATCGCCCAGCGGCGGCCATTTTCAATCAGTTTCGCGCCATGCAGCCTTGGCCGAAAGTTTATTCCTTTTGGCACCCAACCGATGGTTCCTCGATGCGGATTGTGCTCCACGAAATTGCCGTTCGACCGGGCCACGCGGTCGCTGGCGCTGCGCCGGGCGCCGTGATCGCCACCACGCCGGAACTCATCGTTGCCTGCGGCGATGGTTCGATCGCAATCGAGCGGCTGCAAGCCGCGGGCAGAAAATCGATGCCCGCGGTTGAATTCCTGCGCGGGCATGCGATTCGCCCCGGCGATCGATTCGGCGAAGAAACGTAG
- the hisF gene encoding imidazole glycerol phosphate synthase subunit HisF: MLAKRVIPCLDVDRGRVVKGTRFLNLRDAGDPVEVAARYESEGADELVFLDITASHEGRAIMLDVVRRTAEVVFMPLTVGGGIRSLDDIRALLNAGSDKVSINSAAVRDPDFVRQAASRFGNQCIVVNIDPKRIQRDGRELWEVHINGGRIGTGLEAIAWAKEVERLGAGEIVLTCMDADGTQNGFDLEITAAVSQAVSIPVVASGGAGRPEHFVDAIRIGHADAALAAGIFHFGQFTIAQVKQRMHDEGIPVRWATQPAAA, encoded by the coding sequence ATGCTTGCAAAACGAGTCATTCCCTGTCTCGATGTCGACCGCGGACGAGTCGTCAAAGGAACGCGGTTCCTGAATCTCCGCGACGCCGGCGACCCGGTCGAAGTCGCCGCGCGCTACGAATCCGAAGGGGCCGATGAACTCGTGTTTCTCGATATCACCGCCAGCCACGAAGGCCGGGCGATCATGCTCGACGTGGTGCGCCGCACGGCCGAAGTCGTGTTCATGCCGCTCACCGTCGGCGGCGGCATCCGCTCGCTCGACGATATCCGCGCGCTGTTGAATGCCGGCAGCGACAAGGTGTCGATCAATTCGGCGGCGGTGCGCGATCCCGATTTTGTTCGCCAGGCCGCCAGCCGATTTGGAAATCAATGCATCGTGGTGAATATCGACCCGAAGCGCATCCAGCGCGACGGCCGCGAGCTGTGGGAAGTGCATATCAACGGCGGCCGCATCGGCACGGGCCTGGAAGCGATTGCCTGGGCGAAGGAAGTCGAACGACTCGGCGCCGGTGAAATCGTGCTGACCTGCATGGATGCCGACGGCACTCAGAACGGTTTCGATTTGGAGATTACCGCGGCGGTGAGCCAGGCCGTTTCGATCCCCGTCGTGGCCAGCGGCGGGGCGGGCCGGCCGGAACATTTCGTCGATGCGATCCGCATCGGCCATGCCGACGCGGCGCTCGCCGCGGGAATTTTCCACTTCGGGCAATTCACGATTGCCCAAGTCAAGCAGCGAATGCACGACGAAGGCATTCCGGTTCGCTGGGCCACGCAACCCGCCGCGGCGTAA
- a CDS encoding aminotransferase class IV, whose product MPEPIAYLNGKMLPAREAAIPVDDAGFALGTTITEQLRTFGGRLFRADRHFERLANSLAICGIEAGLKREDFGRIAQELVERNYPLVELGDDLGLCVFVTPGAYAAISSGRRSGPTVGLHTFPLAFELWAARYAEGVSLVVTAVEQVSQHCWPAELKCRSRMHYYLADRQAEAIERGARALLLDAQGNVTESSTANLVIYVSGQGLVGPPRSDVLPGVSLEVAIELARGLSIPYSERRLLPADVATAGEVFLTSTPNCLLPVVRFAGRAIGDGHPGPVFRKISEAWNGLVGLDIAAQAVRFSRRYGK is encoded by the coding sequence ATGCCCGAACCAATTGCCTATCTGAACGGCAAAATGCTGCCGGCCCGCGAAGCCGCGATCCCGGTCGACGATGCCGGCTTCGCGCTGGGGACCACGATCACCGAGCAGCTTCGCACGTTCGGCGGCCGACTGTTTCGCGCCGACCGTCATTTCGAGCGGCTGGCGAATTCGCTTGCCATCTGCGGTATCGAAGCCGGGTTGAAGCGTGAAGATTTCGGCCGCATCGCGCAGGAACTGGTGGAACGCAATTATCCGCTCGTCGAGCTCGGAGATGATTTGGGACTCTGTGTTTTCGTTACGCCGGGCGCCTATGCGGCCATTTCGTCCGGCCGGCGCAGCGGTCCGACGGTCGGCCTGCATACGTTTCCGCTCGCGTTCGAACTATGGGCGGCGCGCTATGCGGAAGGCGTGAGTCTCGTGGTCACTGCGGTCGAGCAGGTGTCGCAGCATTGCTGGCCCGCCGAGCTGAAGTGCCGCAGTCGGATGCACTACTATCTGGCCGATCGGCAGGCCGAGGCAATCGAGCGCGGGGCGCGGGCGCTGCTGCTTGATGCACAAGGAAACGTGACAGAAAGTTCGACCGCGAACCTTGTCATCTACGTGTCCGGCCAAGGCTTGGTGGGCCCGCCACGCAGCGACGTGCTGCCGGGAGTGAGCCTCGAGGTGGCGATCGAGTTGGCGCGCGGGTTGTCGATCCCGTATTCCGAACGCCGCTTGCTGCCGGCCGATGTGGCCACCGCGGGCGAAGTTTTTCTCACCAGCACGCCCAATTGCCTGCTACCGGTGGTTCGGTTTGCGGGCCGAGCGATTGGCGACGGCCATCCGGGGCCGGTGTTCAGAAAAATTTCGGAGGCGTGGAACGGATTGGTCGGCCTCGATATCGCCGCCCAAGCGGTGCGGTTTTCGCGGCGTTATGGGAAATAG
- a CDS encoding PIN domain-containing protein has translation MSNVSLVALRLVFVLVAIGLGVGLINSGILPSSPAWIPWIVFAGAVLLSVGVIAVDQLVPRKQLETISAVYFGLVVGMFLTYVVRLALSPLLTNPNAPVILWIDSALGTLLCYTCISVLLQTKNDFRFIIPYVEFAKEVKGRTPYVLDTSVVIDGRIADVVETHVLDHQLVMPQFVIAELQGIADSSDRLRRSRGRRGLDVLNRLRANARVELIIFDRDLPEFAGQAVDLKLVFLAKHLHGKVVTNDYNLNKVAKLHGVGVINLNDVANALKPVFLPGETIEVRIVKPGEEAGQGIGYLDDGTMIVIEGGREHIHHTVRVAVTSVLQTSAGRMIFGRCEAQVKV, from the coding sequence ATGTCCAACGTTTCGCTCGTCGCTCTACGGTTGGTGTTCGTGCTCGTGGCGATCGGTCTGGGCGTCGGGCTCATCAATTCGGGAATCCTGCCTTCGAGCCCGGCGTGGATCCCGTGGATCGTGTTTGCCGGAGCGGTTTTGCTGTCGGTGGGGGTCATCGCCGTCGATCAACTCGTGCCGCGAAAGCAGTTGGAAACGATCTCCGCCGTCTACTTCGGCTTGGTCGTGGGGATGTTTCTGACCTACGTCGTGCGGTTGGCCCTCAGCCCGCTGCTCACCAATCCGAATGCCCCGGTGATCCTGTGGATCGATTCGGCGCTCGGCACTCTGCTCTGCTATACGTGCATCAGCGTGCTCTTGCAGACGAAAAACGATTTCCGCTTCATCATTCCCTACGTCGAGTTCGCCAAGGAGGTGAAAGGCCGCACGCCCTATGTGCTCGACACCAGCGTGGTGATCGACGGCCGAATCGCCGACGTCGTCGAAACGCATGTTCTCGATCACCAATTGGTCATGCCGCAATTCGTCATCGCCGAACTGCAAGGCATCGCCGATAGCAGCGACCGGCTTCGCCGCAGCCGCGGCCGCCGCGGATTGGATGTGCTCAACCGACTGCGGGCCAATGCTCGAGTGGAACTGATCATCTTCGATCGTGACTTGCCCGAGTTCGCAGGCCAAGCCGTCGATTTGAAGCTGGTGTTCCTGGCCAAGCATCTGCACGGCAAAGTCGTCACGAACGACTACAATCTCAATAAGGTGGCCAAGCTGCACGGCGTCGGCGTCATCAATTTGAACGACGTTGCCAACGCCCTCAAACCAGTGTTTCTCCCCGGCGAGACGATCGAGGTGCGGATCGTCAAGCCAGGCGAGGAAGCGGGCCAGGGGATCGGCTATCTCGACGACGGCACGATGATCGTCATCGAAGGAGGCCGGGAACACATCCATCACACGGTTCGCGTCGCCGTCACCAGCGTGCTGCAAACCAGCGCCGGGCGAATGATCTTCGGCCGCTGTGAAGCGCAAGTGAAGGTGTGA
- a CDS encoding histidine triad nucleotide-binding protein, whose translation MPGKNIFARIIDREIPAEIVYEDDCCLAFRDIAPQAPLHVLLVPKQPIASLADVGDADRELMGHLLLVARELARKFQLDGGYRVVVNCGPDGGQTVDQLHLHLLGGRQMKWPPG comes from the coding sequence ATGCCCGGTAAGAACATCTTCGCGCGGATTATTGATCGGGAAATTCCGGCCGAGATCGTTTACGAAGACGATTGCTGCCTGGCATTTCGCGATATCGCGCCGCAGGCGCCGCTGCATGTGCTGCTCGTGCCCAAGCAGCCGATCGCTTCGCTGGCGGATGTCGGCGATGCCGATCGCGAGTTGATGGGGCATCTGCTGCTAGTGGCGCGCGAACTGGCACGAAAATTTCAACTCGACGGCGGCTATCGCGTCGTCGTCAATTGCGGTCCCGACGGCGGCCAAACGGTCGACCAGCTGCATTTGCACCTGCTCGGCGGCCGCCAAATGAAATGGCCGCCGGGATAA
- a CDS encoding CvpA family protein, with protein MNYLNIALILIFFAVLAQLVREGLWSNAIKLFNVMTAAMLATNYFEPLADWLTAKQPTFTYVWDLISVWAIFCVSLVVMQVITDRLSKVQVRFKKPVEAAGGIFFACWVGWLMICFTTFTLHLAPMSRSFLGDSFGTSPDDQVFFGLAPDRKWLAFMHSMSLDGSLAKSRAAGDRQTNVFDPDADFIFKYAASRERFEHQLDIRTRDQR; from the coding sequence ATGAATTATCTGAATATCGCCCTGATCCTGATTTTTTTTGCCGTGCTGGCGCAGTTGGTGCGCGAGGGGCTGTGGAGCAACGCCATCAAGCTGTTCAACGTGATGACGGCGGCGATGCTGGCGACCAACTATTTCGAGCCGCTTGCCGATTGGCTGACCGCGAAGCAGCCGACGTTTACCTACGTCTGGGATTTGATTTCAGTGTGGGCGATTTTTTGCGTTTCGCTGGTCGTGATGCAGGTGATCACCGATCGGCTGTCGAAGGTGCAGGTGCGGTTCAAGAAGCCGGTGGAAGCGGCGGGCGGAATTTTCTTCGCCTGTTGGGTCGGTTGGCTGATGATCTGTTTCACGACCTTTACGCTGCACCTCGCCCCGATGTCGCGCAGCTTTTTGGGCGATTCGTTCGGAACATCGCCCGACGATCAAGTCTTTTTCGGCTTGGCGCCGGACCGGAAGTGGCTGGCCTTTATGCACAGCATGTCGCTCGACGGCTCGCTGGCCAAGAGCCGCGCGGCCGGAGACAGGCAAACCAACGTCTTCGATCCCGACGCCGATTTCATCTTCAAATACGCCGCCAGCCGCGAACGCTTCGAGCATCAACTCGATATCCGCACGCGGGATCAGCGGTGA
- a CDS encoding ATPase, T2SS/T4P/T4SS family, producing the protein MVRFFRALPAALLPAALVFVAGAQSALADASWPNEDTDHLVRGPGGYLSVPKLLFCWLLFSLWVRTVDWINHDVQRNRLSYAVWNSAAFFSFVAAFVLLWVLPWFWLAAFLMVAAYAGPLAGYVVVRNRSVSSERRVFTRDHLRHVLAEKGKLLGLKISAEKQDPRSLGPAVTFAPKGGKTDRDNAANLLLARQSPGFPAARRLIADALEHRADAVLLDYTAQGVTSRLQIDGVWHNHEPYERADGDPMLAVFKTISALNVNERRAKQEGAFDAEFNKAKRKCRIVSQGTQTGERILLQLPEAATKKWTFEELGMRAKVEEQFRALRDQPQGIILFSAPPGGGLSTILDTGIRALDRFLRDVVVVEDAVRRVHEIENAAVTTFNSAAGETPMSVLPKLARAYPNIYVLRELPDADTINFLCAQTKESRLSLGGLRAKECAEALLRVLVMKVPARTFAPTVIGVVNQRLIRKLCEKCKESYAPTPELLKQLGLPAGRVTELFRPPTPQPDEKKPPPPCGECQGIGYLGRTGIFELLVVNDTVREALVKSPKLEIVRAAARKAGMRLHQEEGIALVARGVTSVAELMRVLKG; encoded by the coding sequence ATGGTTCGTTTTTTCCGCGCGCTGCCGGCCGCGCTGCTGCCCGCCGCGCTCGTATTCGTGGCCGGCGCCCAATCGGCGCTGGCCGATGCTAGCTGGCCGAACGAAGATACGGATCATCTCGTACGCGGCCCCGGCGGCTATTTGAGCGTGCCGAAGTTGCTGTTCTGTTGGCTACTGTTCTCACTGTGGGTGCGCACGGTCGATTGGATCAACCACGACGTGCAGCGGAACCGGTTGAGCTACGCGGTTTGGAATTCGGCCGCCTTTTTCAGCTTCGTGGCCGCGTTCGTGTTGCTGTGGGTGCTGCCGTGGTTCTGGCTGGCGGCCTTCCTTATGGTGGCGGCCTATGCCGGTCCGCTGGCGGGATACGTCGTCGTGCGGAATCGATCCGTTTCCTCCGAACGACGCGTGTTTACGCGCGATCATCTTCGCCATGTGCTCGCGGAGAAAGGGAAGTTGCTCGGCTTGAAAATCAGCGCGGAGAAGCAGGATCCGCGCAGCCTCGGTCCGGCCGTCACCTTTGCCCCCAAAGGGGGCAAAACCGATCGCGACAACGCGGCCAATCTGCTCTTGGCTCGCCAATCGCCCGGCTTTCCCGCCGCGCGCCGTTTGATCGCCGATGCCCTCGAGCACCGGGCCGACGCCGTCTTGCTCGACTACACGGCCCAGGGCGTAACCAGCCGGCTGCAAATCGACGGCGTGTGGCACAATCATGAGCCCTACGAGCGGGCCGACGGCGACCCGATGCTCGCCGTGTTCAAAACCATCAGCGCGTTGAATGTCAACGAGCGCCGCGCCAAGCAGGAAGGCGCTTTCGACGCGGAGTTCAACAAAGCCAAACGAAAGTGCAGGATCGTCAGCCAAGGAACGCAGACGGGCGAACGAATCTTGCTGCAATTGCCCGAAGCCGCAACCAAGAAATGGACATTCGAAGAACTCGGCATGCGGGCCAAAGTCGAAGAGCAGTTTCGCGCGCTGCGCGATCAGCCGCAGGGGATCATTCTCTTTTCCGCGCCCCCCGGCGGCGGTTTGAGCACGATCCTGGACACCGGGATTCGTGCGCTCGACCGCTTCCTGCGCGATGTGGTCGTGGTGGAAGATGCCGTGCGCCGCGTACACGAAATCGAAAACGCGGCAGTGACCACGTTCAACAGCGCCGCCGGTGAAACGCCGATGAGCGTCTTGCCGAAACTGGCCCGGGCCTATCCGAATATTTATGTCCTCCGCGAGCTGCCGGATGCCGACACGATCAATTTTCTCTGCGCGCAGACGAAGGAAAGCCGGCTTTCGCTCGGCGGATTGCGTGCCAAGGAATGCGCCGAAGCGCTGCTGCGCGTGTTGGTGATGAAGGTGCCGGCGCGAACCTTTGCTCCGACCGTGATCGGCGTGGTCAACCAGCGATTGATTCGCAAACTGTGCGAGAAGTGCAAGGAATCGTATGCTCCGACGCCCGAATTGCTCAAGCAACTTGGCTTGCCGGCCGGCCGCGTCACGGAGCTATTTCGCCCGCCGACGCCGCAGCCCGACGAAAAGAAGCCGCCCCCTCCGTGCGGAGAATGCCAGGGCATCGGCTATCTCGGCCGGACGGGCATTTTCGAACTGTTGGTCGTCAACGACACGGTGCGCGAAGCGTTGGTGAAATCGCCGAAGCTGGAAATCGTGCGGGCCGCCGCCCGCAAGGCCGGCATGCGATTGCACCAAGAAGAAGGGATTGCGCTAGTGGCCCGCGGAGTGACCTCCGTCGCCGAATTGATGAGAGTGTTGAAGGGATAG
- a CDS encoding HIT domain-containing protein: MSHDQLWAPWRLGYIQGSNPPPADFQRPMQWLAGADQECFLCRSAADADDRANLVVARGSHSIVLLNRYPYNNGHLLVAPRAHQASLAEVSSETHLEMVQSIARMVDLLKEQIKADGFNIGLNLGRVAGAGVPGHLHWHIVPRWHGDTNFMPVVADLNVIPQSLEALLSLLHDALAAGQR; the protein is encoded by the coding sequence TTGTCGCACGACCAATTGTGGGCCCCCTGGCGTTTGGGCTATATCCAGGGCAGCAATCCGCCGCCCGCCGATTTCCAGCGCCCGATGCAGTGGCTTGCCGGCGCCGATCAGGAGTGTTTTCTCTGCCGTTCGGCCGCCGATGCCGACGATCGCGCGAACCTCGTCGTCGCCCGCGGAAGTCATTCCATCGTGCTCTTGAACCGCTATCCCTACAACAATGGCCATCTGCTCGTCGCGCCGCGGGCCCATCAGGCATCGCTTGCCGAGGTGAGCTCGGAAACGCATCTGGAAATGGTGCAAAGCATCGCCCGCATGGTCGATTTGTTGAAAGAGCAGATCAAGGCAGACGGATTTAACATCGGGCTGAATCTGGGGCGCGTCGCCGGGGCAGGCGTCCCGGGCCACTTGCATTGGCATATTGTGCCGCGCTGGCACGGCGACACGAATTTCATGCCGGTGGTGGCCGATCTCAATGTGATTCCGCAATCGCTGGAAGCGCTTCTCTCGTTGCTGCACGACGCTCTCGCCGCCGGCCAACGTTAA
- a CDS encoding RNA polymerase sigma factor, giving the protein MSPAEVHQASQQYFVRIHRAALILTGNPWDADDLAQETFLVLARQSNGFAGRSTLYTWLYGVLLNLERRERRRHGMRRRKLRVLWDDRPADPRTAPAADTSLEVAEWKQGLWGQVAKLPDPQRHALVLRFGQRLSYEEIAQALACPLGTAKSRIFNGLAALRELMDRQQQDWISIPAHPAEDLNHAL; this is encoded by the coding sequence GTGTCGCCAGCGGAAGTTCATCAGGCCAGCCAGCAGTATTTTGTCCGGATTCACCGTGCTGCGCTGATTCTCACCGGCAACCCATGGGACGCCGACGATCTGGCCCAAGAGACATTTTTGGTGCTGGCGCGGCAGTCCAACGGTTTTGCGGGCAGGAGCACGCTCTACACGTGGCTATACGGCGTGCTACTGAATCTGGAGCGGCGCGAGCGGCGGCGGCATGGCATGCGACGGAGGAAACTGCGCGTGTTGTGGGACGATCGGCCGGCCGATCCACGAACGGCTCCGGCGGCCGATACTTCGCTGGAAGTGGCCGAATGGAAGCAAGGCTTGTGGGGCCAAGTGGCCAAACTGCCCGACCCACAACGCCACGCGTTGGTGCTGCGGTTTGGCCAGCGATTATCGTACGAGGAAATTGCCCAGGCGCTTGCCTGCCCGTTGGGGACCGCCAAGTCGCGGATTTTCAATGGTTTGGCGGCATTGCGGGAGTTGATGGATCGGCAACAGCAAGATTGGATCAGCATACCGGCCCACCCGGCTGAGGATTTGAATCATGCCCTTTGA